In Sciurus carolinensis chromosome 4, mSciCar1.2, whole genome shotgun sequence, the sequence GTAGTGTATCTACTTGGTGGATAAGCCTGGTTTAACAGCACAGTTGGCGTTTTGTTAATAATTTCAGAGGATTAATCTTTGATTTAATAAGCTTAGAATCTGACTGTTGTATTCAGCATTGACTTCTGAAAAAGTCCCTCTAGACAAGGGTTTAAGACAGACACATTGATAGTGTGCATTGAAATATTAGTTGCTATTGAAGATATCAGCTAGTATTGTGTGCCTTAGGATTCAGTGTAACTTAGAAAATTTGGTGTTTCTTGACCCAACTTTTGTTGTATAGATTTAGCCCCACTGTATTGGAAAATTGGGAGAATATTGAAGAAACTACACATACACACTAGGGTAATACCATGTGATCAATAAGGAGAATAGGGTAATTCTATATGCACTGGTATGGAGTATCTCTGTGGTATTTACATGGATAATGCCATTTTTAGAGCTGTGTCTATGTTTTCACTTATTAGGAAAAATTTCCTTAATtctagaaagtttttattttcaaatttcagcaTCTTTGAACTCGGCATGTGTTAGCATTTGATAGCTGTTGTGGTTTTGACTTGGAATGCTCCCCAAAGTCTTATGTGTGTAGAGGTGGGGTTTTTAAGCAATGagtggatcatgagggctcttaccttatcagtgaattaatccatagATAACTGAATGGACTGTCTGTTAGAAGGTGGGACCTAATCGGTCACTAGGGTCATGCCCTGagatttatcttttctctttctcaccgCCCCCACCTTCTCCCCCCGcctctctgttttctggcttctatgagatgagcagctttcctctgccatgctcttctgccatgagaactgtacctcacctcaggcccaaagcaatggagctggccatcccTGGACTGAATcatctgaaactgtaagccaaaataaatcttccctcatctaaattgttcttatcaggtgtttggtcacagtgatgaaaaactaaccCAGTAGTCGCCTATCTTTTTGTCAGCTGGGTGGCAGCAGTGATATTGTACAGTTCTTACTGGACACCAACTGGGTTCCCCTCTAGCATGATGGGACAGTGACAGCCTTTGGGAATTTCCATTAGCAAAGCATTTATGAACTACTTAAGGAAACTAATGTGTAGAAACTTTCTTTGACGACTTCTGATGACATCAAGGAAGCATCAACATtaaaatttggggctggggatcagAGGCTTGAAAGAAATTCTCAGGGACAATAGCAGAGCACTCTTGGAAGCAAAGCTGTGTTACCAACGGTTTTAATGGTTCAGAGCAAAATATCATTTAGGAAAACATAGATGttgaagatttaaaaagtgaTTCAGAAGAGTTAGACTGAAACAATTTTGATctttaacaaatataatttttccaaGTATTCACAAAAGTGATCAATGGTAAAAAATCTGTAAGTGAATCTAAAAGAAGTTTTTcaataagtacaaataaaaaatctagttgactgggcatgatggtgctACCTGTAATCGCAgctgctccggaggctgagacaggaggatcgctaATTCAGAGCcagctcagcaaaagtgaggtgctaagcaactcagtgagaccctgtctctaagtaaaatacaaaatagggctgggatgtggctcagtgatcgagtgcccaagttcaatccctggtaccaatccTGCAAAATCTAGTTGTAGGAAATCATTGTATCATagatccctccctctctctctcttttcctccattcCTTCTCCCTACCTTTccatccaatttttaaaaaatatagaacataTAAGAAACTGTCACCTGTTTGGCAAAGTATGGGAGACTTATTTTTCCATACAGTatttgtttactttatttttatcacaGCTATACAAACTCCAGTTTTAGGTAGTGAATGGTTCTTTTTttgcattgtatttttaaagtgtgAGTAATAACACACATTAATTGTACAGGTTAATCAGATTCATTGTTATATTTCCATACATGCGTACATTATGCATTGATTATGTCCATtctcccccaacccctggcaCCCTGCCAAGTCCTTAGTAACCTCTCTTCTGCTCTTCTACTTTCAGATGGTTCACATTTGAGAGAGAACATGTAGTAATTGTCTttgtttctgacttttttttgcttaacatgatgtcctccagttccatccatttttctgcaaatgacaatttcactCTTTTCTTCCTTGTGTATTGCAGTTGTACATAAcggtgagattcattgttacatatttatatatgtatgcgATATACCCTATAATTTGACCAAAATCATGTCCTAGTATTTCCCCTAATTCCtttcttatatatatgtatacatatatacaccactaccactgacctacatcccaaACCCAGCAGTCTGTTTTGGTTATTATTACTGGACCTATAAGTAACATGTTGATATTACTAGTATTAAGCATAATCTATTGTCTCTGTGTTGGATTATGAGCATTTGCTTATTTACCCTgtccttttcaacctgcacattcAGCTTTCCTGTATTCTGCCCTCCACTTACATTACCATGTTTGAAAGATCAATATCCACTCTTTACATTATGATAACTATACAAATGATATTCATAGATGAACTAGAGAATGCGtgattattttcttgtttgtcttGTGTTAAAAATTGagccttctttttttattgctggCTTTTCTATGTACTTATTAGTAATTCACAGTCAAACTCTGCCTAGTCAGAAAtaattacttctttctttttcccagcaTGGCGATATGCATGCATGTTATTCTAGTTTGAGTTTGAGCTAATGGTTtaacatttatattcataatcATAAGTTCCCTTGGGGCTTATTTTGCTCATCTTTGAAGCTCCAGAGTTCGTAACTTAATGTTTTCCAAATAGTAGGACTTAGTACCATTATGCTTTTTAGGAATGGCTGAGCATCTCTGAATTAGTAGTATGGTCTCCTATCTCCAGATATATTGACTGTAATCAAGTAACCAGAATGTGGTATGTAGAATTATGCATGTGACTTTTAatgattagaaatatttttttttcacatgttttGAGAGATACTCCCAAACCCTCCTCAGGGTTAAGCAGTCTTGCCCTGAAGGTTTATTGTTGGTGTTGAGTGGAACATTATGGGACTCTTTGGACTGGCTTTGCCAGCCTCTTGATGCCATCTCAGCTGCTGTTTTTCTTTGTGGAGGGCAGTGCTTCAGGTTGCAGTTGAAGCTATCACCCTCTGTTCTGTTTTGAGCTTACTCTTGTCTTCTTCACAACACCTATTCTCACTTTTTCTAATTGTTAAAAGAGAGTGAATTGGTTTTGTGCTTGAATTTAGAACCTGTCAGAAGTAATTTGCTTTCAGCTTCTGTGGACAGCACTAACAGGGAGGTGGCACTTTTAATAGTTATCTCAAACATTGTACGTTGTTTGAGCTTTGTGAAACAAATGATTTAATCCAAtgcaggaaatgagaaaaactcaGAGAATCTCTGCAAATTTAGTTATAGCTGAGGGGACTTAAAATAGGTGTAATTTATGATCTATTGCTGTCTGCTACAATAGTCATTTTTGAAATGGTTTAATAAACTTTAACATCTTATGGCCATGGAAGTTTTCATTTTGTATGGGTTAAAGCTTCTGTAATAAAATCTTTTAGGAACAAAAATGTCCTCATATCTTTTTACATTGTCCAGGAACAATGGACAATGTTTTGTAATTTGTGATAAAATGTGGGATGTGCTCAAGCACAATTTTATTGGAGAACTTCTGTTCCACCTGATTATTCATTGTAGCTACCTGGGTCttaatattctgtatattttattttattttttctttaaatatattttttaggtaTTGTcagacccttattttattcatttatttatatgtagtgctgaaaatcagacccagtgcctcacacatgctaggcaagcactctaccattgagccccaaccccagcccctgtgtattttatttcatagctCAGAGGAGTAGTTTGCAACCTGTACCTGAATAAGGAATGTGTTCTTGTTTTCAGGTGATTTTATGGTCCTTTTCTTAAAAGGAGTCTAGTTTTccgattttatatttttcattcttaaataggaagattgcttttttctgtttccatattCTCACCAGATGGACTAAGAGAAATATACAGGAAGGTGATTCtctgagaagaaaatagaaaccTGGGATGGTGATAACAAGGGGACaaattcatggaaaaagaaaaaaaaaaaaaaaacccagagaatttttagaaaatcaaagatCCAGAAAGTAAGAAAACTTGGACTAATTAGTTGCAATCAGAAGTCCTGAGCTTTTGCAATGGGCCtctttattattcatattctGGTAGGAAAATAGAATTAATTCTAGACATTTCAAACAGTAGGATATTTTTTGGGAGGGATTGGATCctagggattgtactcagggacactgaaccactgagccacatctccagccctattttatattttatttagagaaagagtctcactgagttgcttagtgcctcacttttgctgagtctggctttgaacttgtgatcctcctgtctcagcctcccaagcagctgggattataggtgtacacacCGTGCCCAGcgagactttttttttaaagagaaaattctttCATGTACATAATGTTTTATCCCTCATAGGAATTCAGAATTGTTACATTTCAAGTcattgaaaaatatgaatttaagaagcAAGTTTATCTAACTGTACATAGTATTATTCCAGCATGTGAAGGTTTAAGGGATTACTCAAATTTCTGGGGCACTGTCTATAAATGGCAGCTCCTAAATATGTTCTGGAGTCATGTGTTAGAGTTAAGAAGAGGTACATTGCAAGAGTTTAGATAGGTTTATACTTGCATTATTGATGTAGAATTACCCAAATTCTATGCAACTGAGGTATGTTTTCAATgggggaaaacaaagaaagaggtaTGCTCAGAAGAGGAGCACCTAAGAGGTTCAAATTGTCTTTGGTGGGGATAgccagggagaaaaagaagacaggagAAGGACCAGATTTGGGAGGAAGATGACAGGTTTAGTCATGGATTAGTTAAGCATTATTTATGTTTGTCTGTGGAATATATAAGTGGACTTTTCAAGTAAACTCGCAGGATTCTGGTTGAAGCTCCAGGTAATGGTCCAAATGAAGTATTAATTTAGGATTTAGTTGAAACAGAGcactttagaataaaataaataaattttagttcaCTGAAAAGGAACTACTTTGGGAGAATGCACTAAAGGGAGATCATTGTCCTTGCTGCCCCTTTCTTTGTCCAATCGCATTGGATATAGTTGCTGAgagattttaaaacagaatttgtgCTTGTGATTTAAGGACTCACTTACGCACATCAGCCCTATTTAGTTCAGTGCATGAATTACAACTGCAAGTAACTGTGCTTGGGGAAGGTGGTTGACAACTTAAATGGGACAATGAAGCCTATAAACTTAGCTAGGAGCGTCTAGTCTGGTTTCCTTCAGTTATGCCCCTTCACATAGGAGAACGTGTCCATGGGCCAGTTCTATGCTCACTTGTGGCCAGAGAGCCTATACCCGCTCCTCAGGGGAGGATATCACATCCAAGTACCAGAACCCCAAAATTCCCTTCCCCAAACACCTGGCATGTACTTCTAGTACCTGCAGTGGCCTTTTTCCTGGTTTATTctctggagaaaactgggctgcTAATACACACCCTAGGGCCTGATGTTGGGCCAAGGGTAACAGTAAAGGTGTGAActataaaagaaaagttttatacCACACATTTGTTAAAAACAGCAAGAAATTTTATTTGTGCTACTGTAGTAGGGGAGAGACTTCAATATAAAGCTGAACTCAACTCTGAATACAACAGAGACAGTTGTGGATTTATGGTCAAGCAGCAGAATCAGGGGGACAAGCATATGGAAAATTTCTAAAGGCAAGCCAAGGGCTTAGATGTGGTATGTAGGTAGTGGGGGACTTGATCAGATATCAAAGGTGGAGATTTTTTGCTAAAGCTGGACTCAGCATGCCAAGGTCAAAGGTGCGTTAGAGGAGTCTGACTATACTTGGTTCAAGGAGGGAGTCTTGTTGGGATTGAAGTTGGACTTGTAGGGTGGAATATCCATATTTATGACAGACTCATCCCTCACAGTGTGGGTCAGGGCTTGGGGTGCAAGGAGAAGGGGACCAGGCACCACCACATTCTGGTTTAGAACTCTGAGAGGTCGGAGAGCTTTAGATTTGTATCTGGTTTTCCAGCTGTAGGTTCCTTTGAGAAACTTAAAAGACAGATACCAGCAGGGATGGGGCAGAGGTTATCTGTGGGGATTCTTTCAAATGAGGAGAAACCTCAGAGGCAACACACTCATGAACTTTCTCAGGCATCTGGACAGTGAGGGGAAGAGAAGATAGGAGTTTGAGCTGTAGTGGCCCtgagtgaaaggaagggaagatttGAGGGATCAAGTCAGGGTGAGTCAGCAAGGAAGAACCCTCTCTCTTCTCATATTTTCACCCAAGCCAAGTCCCAAAGACAGCCATCATCTTtgacaaaaatggagtataattttttatgttattaatgccctatagttatatatattagtggggttcattttgacatattcataaaagcatattacataattttctccatttaaatccccagcactttccctttcccttccctcttctcgcctcttaaaaaatcaaaaatagaagggagatcactAGAGGAGAGGTAGTAGATCAGAGGgatgttcatttttaatatgtgttATGCACAGTTATTCATTGTAGACTACAGCTTTGCACACGTTtgcactcacacatgcacacataataCTTTCATCATGAAGGTGTACATGCAGTGGTGGaaggataaaacaaaaatctaacaGCTTGTTAGATTGATTTATGGCTTTTAAATATTTAGGCATATGGTACACAGGACTCTATTTATACTCTTGCTTCAGGCTCTGCATATGTTAGAAGGGGGACTGCAAATTTATTGACTGGTCTGTAGCACAGACTCAATAAGGGGGCTTAAGAAATTTCCACGCCCAGAGGTAGAACATACCTGCCTAATGAACATGTGCAATTGAGAGAGGGCTGATTGATGTAGAATTGATTAAGGGGCAGGCAAGAGGACTCTCTGAAATaatgggagaagagggaggaacaTGGGTTCACAAATTAGTTTGAGAACTCTTTGAATCAAGTGACCTGTCAAAGTCCCTCTGAGTTGACTGAAGCCAGGAAATCTGCAGAAGTGTGTGTGGCTAGTTCCTTTGTTCAGAATTTAGCCTCTAGTAATAGGAATTATCCCTTTTTTACCAGCACCATTCCTTCAGATGATTTTTAGTTAACACTCAGAACCttggagaaaataatttgatgaaGTCGTGTGGATAAGTCAAAaaaattcatgctgaaaacacttttaaaaataacagtgagggctggggatatagctcggttggtagaataattgcctcacatgcacaagaccctgggtttaatccccagcaccatgggaaaaaaaaaagaaaaagaaaaaagaaaaaaaaagcaatgaactcTGCAATTGCTAGATGATAATACACAAGGTAGCCCTTTTGTCTGcattacttttctcaaaaattttctcaTTGAAATTTTTGATGGGACCACACTTTATAGGACCTATGATTGTAAAACTTTATGATggggattctttttttaaaatcgaAATTGCTTTGGAGGACATTTTATGAGAGTACTTCTCTGTTCCATGTTAAGGCATGCCATCTCCCAGAACAGACTGTGGTTTCCACATCTTCAGTATGCTAAAAGCTGGTGGTGAATATTTTGGGGCATACTTGAGAGTGCCAGATTTGGTCATTCATTCAAGAGAATCAACATCATAGTAGGGCCATTGATCCCTGGGGTCCTTTGCTATTGGCCAGTCTGAAATTTTGACCCCACCTGGGATATGTAGCTCTGGATAAGTGATTCACACTCTGTTTAATAGAGTGGGGTGAATCATATGTGTTGCCTTCTGTTTTCCCCAGTCTGTGTGGGAATAATGAAAGAAGCATGCATGCCCCTGCAGAAGGAGAGGGGCACATAAACACATCCTGTAATTTATGTTACTCCTCTGcttattgctattttaaattcAGCCTTCATAGTCAGCAATCTGGCATCATTTCCCAGcattaatttcattccatttgtaTTCTAAGTTGTAATTCCCTTTACAGTGCACTTTAGTGCTTAAGTTCTATTTGTCAGCTGTTGtttaaaggaacaaataaatttGTCAGTATTCAGTAAACACAGAATAacccagaaaaatgaaagtctGAATCTAAAGTTGTTAAATGTTAAGAGGCAACAAAGATGACTGTCTAAACTAGTGAGCCAGCTGCATGTAacttagttctatttttttgatTTACCATTGGTGAGTTTCTTTAAACACTTGAATTCCAATTCTTGTTATAGTAGACATTCTTTTGGAGGTAAGGACACCTAAATCACTTAGTTGTTTCATGAGCCACATCCAACACCTTTTAGAAATTGCCCCACCTTGACTCTCATTTTGTAGGCTAGTGTAGTAGGTTAGGTCCGTTGTGGTTCTAATTTCGTTATCCGGGTGTTTCCCATCTGAAGCTCTTTGTTCCAGAGACAAGTTTACAGGACAAAATGATACATCTTCAccagaaaattttagtttgaaagaATCTAACATAAAACCCATTTTCAATGTGATAGTATCTACTCACTGCAAGTGGGTAGATTGTTTTGTGTATCTCagggaaggatttttaaaaatctggaaaatattcCTGGAAAGATAGACCCTTTTAACTATTAAAGAGACATCCCCCACTATTTAAGATACCACCACTTTGAAACTCAGCAGAATTCAGATGGGTATGGGAACATCACACTTTAATTTTTAAGGTGTTGCTTcttaatacatgtacataaatatttcttGCTTAGATTCTGTGGTGTGTTTTGCTACTCTAGATTGCATGTGTGAGGGACcccattctcttctttctttcaatgTCAAGATTCTAATAACCACTTGGCTGGAGGCATAATGAACCTATAAACCTGCAGTTACCATGAGTGACAGGCTCATTATAACTGCAGCTTTCAAGTCCCACAAGTCGCATCACCTGCACAACCTGAGTGGACCTACATAGTGCCCACAAGAGTCATGACATagccatttttacatttttagttcCTGCACTTTGCTGATGTAGATGAACAGAGATGGAACTCAGGCCGGCTCCATTCTCTGAAGCACTGTAGTATGAATTGTCTCTGCTTCCCTGGATCTTTGTTTTGGTGTACCCACAATGAGCCAAATTAAGAATCACCACATGCCACCAGCAGTTAGCAAGAGACAGCGAGAGGTATTAAAGTCGCTCATTCAAAACACCTGTAACCGATCTTGTGTGGTCAGGGGGTGGGGGCACTTAATGCTGGACCTCCTTAGTTTTAAGTCTTATCTGATTCAGCCTCTAATCTTACAACTTCAATTCCTGCCTCTGATTCCCATGAATTGCACTTTGTACTTTCTCTGCTGGTAAATGACCTTGGTTTCTGTTATGCCATAGGTGGAAACTTTATGTTCTAactcaagttttttgagttcccaTTCCCATCATTGGCCACTGACCAGCCTAGACTCTTTCTGAGCAGCAGCTGCTTCAGTGCAATGAATTACCTTTTGTCTCAAATTCTCTTTCatgtcttcctgtttctctctcctaATGAGAATTAACTTTTGCCAACCATCCAGTTCTATTTGTCATTACATTTACAGGTATGGATGagtattctttttgatgctaaaAGTCAAATATAGCAAATGTCAGATAAACACATGTATACCCATTTTTACATGTCACTCATTACTGATGACAGAGGCATTTCTAAAAGCAATTTCCCAGAGATCATTGTGCTTCCTCTGCCGTAATCTTAtctaatctttaatttttaaaaagcctttctTGATTAATTGATTTCTCATTGGATGTGTTGTTACCAAAGAGTTTATATTTGAGAGAGTGTTCACTGACTGGcatgaaataaatgatttttataagcTTTACCAAAGaatgtgggttttatttttgctatatttatttatttatttgctgatcTTCCCCCCTCCTCTCCACTGCAGGTGCTGAAAGATGGATTTTCTCCCCCATttgcttacatttatttttaaaaattcaaatcagGGCCCCCACAAAATCATGTGTCAGGAACATTCAGAAACTCCACATTACTTATTGTGATAATGTCTTAATTCTTCCTCCTTAGTCATAGAATTAAGTTCTTCCTGAGTGGATCTCCACCCACACAGTCAGGAAACAATTGCTTCCCACATCCATCACTTCTGCCTCCACATTATCATGTTTCAAAGGTTTTCCAATGAATCCTGTGGAAGCTAGAATCACTCCTAATTATAATCCTGTTAGGCCTCTTTATTTCTTGATGTGCTTGTTAATTCATGTCCACCCGCAATGGTCTATAACATAGTGCTATTATCAGCTCTTTTGTCTGTAAAAGCCTCTGTCTACAGTTTTGACAAAGATTGATTAACTGCACTTTGTTGAAATTGAtcattttggattaaaaaaaaaatctatcttgtATATCTCTTCTTGCTACTTTTGCatgattttgctgttttttttttttttttttttttcccccaattaaTCAATCCGCCAACTTGGTTGCTTTTTCCTTTTAGGCTTcctttctcttgcattttctttttaaagaaatgtttatctTGATCTCTTATTTCTCCTGACCTCCCATGGACAACACCTCTCCAATGAAAACCCAATTGCAGGAGGCGGTGGAGTAAATTCTCCTTTAGCATCTGGCCTGACATTACTCCCATTTCCTTTAGCAAAAATGAGAAGAATATTCCTTCTAATCAGTGATCCTGTCCTTGAGCAGTTTTGGGGGTTAAAGTCTTAATGATTGACTGCCAGGCACTTTACAGTGACAGTGTAACATGTTCCTTATTTATAGCCTCAGACTCTGAATTCTTGTCTTAACTGTAGATACCAAAATCCTTTTGGACATACTaattagtattttctttctttctttctttctttctttctttcttttttttttttttgcctaggtACTGACTTTAACATAGAAAGCTTACCTCTGCCTCGGAAAGCCCATCATGACTGGGCCCTTTTTCATGAAGAGTCCCCCAAAAACAATTATAAGCTCTTTCATAAGCCAGTCATCACCTTGTTCAACTACACTGCCACTTTCAGTAGGCATTCCCACTTGCCACTGACTACCCAATACCTGGAGGGTGTGGAAGTCCTGAAGTCACTCCGATACCTAGTTCCTTTACAGTCCAAAAACAACCTAAGAAAACAACTTGCTCCTCTGGTGTACATACAGTCAGACTGTGACCCACCGTCAGACAGGGATAGCTATGTTCGTGAGCTGATGACCTACATCGAGGTTGATTCCTATGGTGAGTGTTTACGAAACAAAGATCTCCCTCAGCAGCTGAAAAATCCAGCCTCCATGGATGCTGATGACTTTTATAGGATTATCGCACAGTATAAATTTATCCTTGCTTTTGAGAATGCAGTTTGTGATGACTACATCACTGAAAAGTTCTGGAGACCACTGAAACTGGGAGTCGTCCCTGTCTATTACGGATCCCCCAGCATTGCAGACTGGCTTCCAAGTAACAGAAGTGCTATTCTTGTATCAGAATTTTCTCATCCCAGAGAACTGGCGAGTTACATCAGACAACTGGATTATGATGACAGATTGTATGAAGCCTACGTAGAATGGAAGCTGAAGGGTGAGATCTCTAACCAGCGGCTTCTGGCCACTCTCAGGGAACGGAGGTGGGGAGTGCAAGACATCAATCAGGACAATTACATCGATGCATTTGAGTGTATGGTGTGCAGCAAGGTGTGGGATAACATTAGGCTACAGGAAAAGGTAAGTGAATCAAGATCTGGCCAAGGGGGCTAGGCTGGCAATTTCCAGGGTCTCTGCCATACTTCACGGTGTTGCCCTTCCTTTTGTGACTGCTGCCCATCACTGTTCTTCATTCCTAGCAGGAGACTGAGGTCTGCAAAAAAGGTTGAATATTTCATTAATATCTTTGGGACTGGTAAAAAGTTTACAAGTCATGTCCTTAGAAACCAAACCCAAACGAAGCAAAACTAAACGAAACAAACAAGTTATGTCTTTTTTCCTGAAGTCCTTCAAATTTCCTTACTCATTTCTTCTGGAAGATCCCCATGCTGCAGATGCTGGGGCCTACAGATGGAGGGAAGaagccttaaaaataaattaaaaaaaaattatggcaagCACGATgtcatacacctgtaatccagtgacttgggaggtgaggcaggagaattgcaagtttgaggccagcctcagcaatttagagagatcttgtctcataataaaaagggatggggatgtagctcagtggtaaagtgtctctgggttcaagtccagtgccaaaaataaaaaataagttctgTATATCAGCCACACGTTGATCCTTTCACCTCTTCATTGATACTATGATGAAGGAGCATGGCAATTTCTGCCAGATTCTGATTCATGCCCCACAGTCTGCCATCCTGAAActcattttcatttcctgaacACAGTTTCTTACTACCAAAAACCTCATTCTTGCattcttgctctttttctttcaggCATATGTATATGCTGCTTAATACAGATTGAgtatcctttatctgaaatgcttgggactggaattatttcagattttggagtttttcaggttttgaaatatttacatggACTTTACCAGTTGAGCATCTTtaatctaaaaattcaaaatctgaaatgctccaaaatatgaaatattgtgAACATTATGTTGGTGTTCAGAAAGCtttagattttggagcatttcagattttagatttttggattagAGGTGCTCAGCTTGTATGTAGAGGGACTATTCAGATAGTGATGGAGATAATCATTGaaagacttctttttcttaaattattgtaAAGTTCTTAATAATGTCTTTAAGTTTCTAGATTTCTCTTGacatttctttgcttatttataatGTGAATGGTTATATATAACTAGATTtgttaaaataaacagaagaatcaGTTTTAACTTCTtatgaaattttgaagaaatgagaTAACTCACACATACCAATTGCCCATCACCTCTCATCCCCTTGCCTGACTCCCATCTATACTACTAAGTTCTCTGAAGgcaaataatttttgttatatatttaaatgtttattttggccaTTATATTAATTTCAGGTGAAACATACACAGAAACAgtgtgtaaaattatttttctgtattgtgTGTGTAATATATGGGGCTTTTCACATATTAAATCTGtgtattgtgtatatgtgtgtgtgcatacacattcTTCTATCTGGttttatgaaatacattttaactcataaaattatttaatatgctACCTATCTTGGTCAGCAACAGGAACACTAAATATTACATCATTCTTAAAATGCATCCTGCTTTCTGATGATTTCCTTTATGATATAATTTATAGGGGCACAtcacaggaaaaaataagatacctcacacacacacacacacacacacacacacacacacacacaaagagctaCAAAAAT encodes:
- the Fut10 gene encoding alpha-(1,3)-fucosyltransferase 10 codes for the protein MVRIQRRKILASCLCMTATVFLLVTLQVVVELGKFERKTFKNSNLQDGLKNSEEEPKHLNPFFKKEALTLTRKKKLEINNPIMLWWSPLTGETGRLGQCGADACFFTINRTYWHHPMTRAFLFYGTDFNIESLPLPRKAHHDWALFHEESPKNNYKLFHKPVITLFNYTATFSRHSHLPLTTQYLEGVEVLKSLRYLVPLQSKNNLRKQLAPLVYIQSDCDPPSDRDSYVRELMTYIEVDSYGECLRNKDLPQQLKNPASMDADDFYRIIAQYKFILAFENAVCDDYITEKFWRPLKLGVVPVYYGSPSIADWLPSNRSAILVSEFSHPRELASYIRQLDYDDRLYEAYVEWKLKGEISNQRLLATLRERRWGVQDINQDNYIDAFECMVCSKVWDNIRLQEKGLPSKKWKAEVTHLSCPEPTMFAFSSPAPLAPRRNSLREMWIPSFQQSKKEAQALRWLVDRNQNFSTQEFWALVFKE